One stretch of Sphingomonas rosea DNA includes these proteins:
- a CDS encoding TonB-dependent receptor domain-containing protein: MNVRLTLAASVALSALTSPAFAQTAPESSSERKDPSPPTEQSEIVVTAVARGQNVLDSSVSVSSIGSKAIVDLAPRSAAELIRQIPGIRSESSGGEGNANIAVRGLPVASGGAKFLQLQEDGLPILEFGDITFGNADIFLRTDYNVARVEAVRGGSASTFASNSPGGVVNFISKTGDRPGGSFGLTAGVDYREYRADFDYGGAIDASTDFHVGGFAHIGDGPRRVGFDGARGGQIKANITRRFNGGYVRLYGKYLDDHSVGYLPNPVLVTGSDSDPKYTSIANFSINRDSLHSRNFQPLVSLDGSNNIRTFDIDEGMHPKVAALGIEAKFDVGGVSITERARYADVGGAFVSPFPASVTTAQAAANAIGGAGSTLYYASGDKAGQQVTSPSSLGGNGLAANVVLFNTRLKNLNNFTNDLRASKVFAFTGGEATLTGGYYYSHQKIDTEWLWTSYLTSVEGKGNAVLLDVRNALGQRITQNGTVGYSASFFGNCCRRAYDLGYDTSAPFASLSVDLGSLSLDGSLRWDFTRAKGRTFGDGPVVTRDMNNDGVIVPAEQLVSVLPTTGAALVDYKTDYASYSVGANYLINNSLSVFGRYSKGGRANADRILFNSNNVDPATGALRNDAVAVDFVKQAEIGLKYRANGVAFYATLFDARTEEENYEATSQRVFSRSYKARGIELEGSYRSGPFNLSAGATYTDANISRDNISPANVGNRPRRQAKWIYQSTAAYEQKSFGLGVNLVGTGDSYAQDSNQLKLPGFTTVNAFVNVRPLQRVTLSVNGNNLFNTKGFTEAEEGSIPANGIVRARSINGRTISASVRFDF; this comes from the coding sequence ATGAACGTTCGTCTCACCCTCGCCGCGAGCGTTGCGCTCTCGGCGCTGACCTCGCCCGCCTTTGCCCAGACGGCACCCGAATCGTCCTCCGAACGGAAGGACCCGTCGCCGCCCACGGAGCAATCGGAGATCGTCGTCACCGCCGTCGCGCGCGGCCAGAACGTGCTCGACAGTTCGGTCTCGGTGAGTTCGATCGGAAGCAAGGCAATCGTCGACCTCGCGCCGCGTTCGGCCGCCGAGCTCATCCGCCAGATCCCCGGCATCCGCTCCGAAAGCTCGGGCGGCGAAGGCAATGCCAATATCGCGGTCCGCGGTCTCCCCGTGGCCTCGGGCGGCGCCAAGTTCCTCCAGCTCCAGGAAGACGGCCTGCCGATCCTCGAGTTCGGCGACATCACCTTCGGCAACGCCGACATCTTTCTTCGCACAGACTATAATGTCGCGCGGGTCGAAGCGGTGCGCGGCGGCTCGGCCTCGACCTTCGCTTCCAATTCGCCCGGCGGCGTGGTCAACTTCATCTCGAAGACCGGCGACCGCCCCGGCGGATCGTTCGGCCTGACCGCCGGCGTCGACTATCGCGAATATCGCGCCGACTTCGATTATGGCGGCGCGATCGACGCCAGCACCGACTTCCACGTCGGCGGCTTCGCCCACATCGGCGACGGCCCGCGCCGGGTCGGCTTCGACGGCGCGCGCGGCGGCCAGATCAAGGCCAATATCACCAGGCGCTTCAACGGCGGCTACGTCCGGCTCTATGGCAAGTATCTCGACGACCATTCGGTCGGCTACCTGCCCAATCCAGTGCTCGTGACCGGCAGCGACAGCGATCCGAAATACACCAGCATCGCCAACTTCTCGATCAACCGCGATTCGCTGCACTCGCGCAATTTCCAGCCGTTGGTCTCGCTCGACGGCAGCAACAACATCCGCACCTTCGACATCGACGAGGGCATGCACCCCAAGGTCGCGGCGCTGGGCATCGAGGCGAAGTTCGACGTGGGCGGTGTCTCGATCACCGAGCGTGCGCGTTATGCCGATGTCGGCGGCGCGTTCGTCTCTCCCTTCCCCGCCAGCGTGACGACCGCGCAGGCCGCCGCCAATGCGATCGGCGGCGCGGGCTCGACGCTTTATTACGCCAGCGGCGACAAGGCCGGGCAGCAGGTCACCAGCCCCTCGTCGCTCGGCGGGAACGGGCTCGCCGCCAATGTCGTGCTGTTCAACACGCGGCTGAAGAACCTCAACAACTTCACCAATGACCTGCGCGCGAGCAAGGTGTTCGCCTTCACCGGCGGCGAGGCGACGCTCACCGGCGGCTATTATTACTCGCACCAGAAGATCGACACCGAGTGGCTGTGGACCTCGTACCTCACCTCGGTCGAGGGCAAGGGCAATGCGGTGCTGCTCGACGTCCGCAACGCGCTCGGCCAGCGCATCACGCAGAACGGGACGGTCGGCTACAGCGCGTCCTTCTTCGGCAATTGCTGCCGCCGCGCCTACGACCTGGGTTACGACACGAGCGCGCCCTTTGCGTCCCTCTCGGTCGATCTCGGCAGCCTGTCGCTCGACGGAAGCCTGCGCTGGGACTTCACCCGCGCCAAGGGCCGGACCTTCGGCGACGGTCCGGTGGTCACGCGCGACATGAACAATGACGGCGTGATCGTGCCCGCCGAGCAGCTGGTCAGCGTGCTTCCGACCACCGGCGCCGCGCTGGTCGATTACAAGACCGATTATGCGTCCTACTCGGTCGGCGCCAACTACCTCATCAACAACAGCCTGTCGGTGTTCGGCCGGTACAGCAAGGGCGGCCGCGCCAACGCCGACCGCATCCTGTTCAACAGCAACAACGTCGATCCGGCGACCGGCGCGCTGCGCAACGACGCGGTCGCGGTGGACTTCGTCAAGCAGGCCGAAATCGGGCTCAAGTATCGCGCCAACGGTGTCGCTTTCTACGCGACCCTGTTCGACGCCCGCACCGAGGAGGAGAATTACGAAGCCACCTCGCAGCGCGTGTTCAGCCGTTCGTACAAGGCGCGCGGGATCGAGCTTGAAGGCTCGTACCGCAGCGGTCCGTTCAACCTGTCGGCGGGCGCGACCTACACCGACGCGAACATCTCGCGCGACAACATCAGCCCCGCCAATGTCGGCAACCGTCCGCGCCGCCAGGCCAAATGGATCTACCAGTCCACCGCCGCCTATGAGCAGAAAAGCTTCGGGCTTGGCGTCAATCTCGTCGGTACCGGCGACAGCTATGCGCAGGACAGCAACCAGCTGAAGCTGCCGGGCTTCACCACCGTCAACGCCTTCGTCAACGTTCGCCCGCTCCAGCGCGTAACGCTGTCGGTCAACGGCAACAACCTGTTCAACACCAAGGGCTTCACCGAAGCGGAAGAAGGATCGATCCCGGCCAACGGGATCGTCCGGGCGCGGTCGATCAACGGGCGCACCATCTCGGCGTCGGTCCGCTTCGACTTCTGA
- a CDS encoding ROK family protein, giving the protein MLGGIEAGGTKCVLAIGSAPDRIEACVSVPTRSPEETVADILGWFARQPRITALGLATFGPVGLDPARDDWGHILDTPKAGWSRFDLTGAIARGLGVTVAVETDVNAAALAEAGAQPHSASKSLAYMTVGTGIGVGLVLDGRCVHGAAHPEMGHFYPRRPAGDTDFPGTCPFHGDCLEGLASGPAILARWGATLSDLPPDHPAHGLVAEYLAQACHTIFAAASVETVVCGGGVMGAPGLLERVATRARELDAGYLPGRERHLVSAPRLGTRSGIVGALTIAAGLSL; this is encoded by the coding sequence ATGCTCGGCGGGATCGAGGCCGGGGGCACCAAATGCGTGCTCGCGATCGGGTCGGCACCCGACCGGATCGAAGCCTGCGTGTCGGTGCCGACGCGGAGCCCCGAAGAAACCGTCGCCGATATCCTCGGCTGGTTTGCGCGGCAGCCGCGCATCACCGCGCTCGGGCTCGCCACTTTCGGACCGGTCGGGCTCGATCCCGCGCGCGACGACTGGGGACATATCCTCGACACGCCCAAGGCCGGCTGGAGCCGCTTCGATCTCACCGGCGCGATTGCCCGCGGGCTTGGTGTCACGGTCGCGGTCGAGACCGACGTCAACGCCGCCGCGCTCGCCGAAGCCGGCGCGCAGCCGCACAGCGCGTCGAAGTCGCTCGCCTACATGACCGTGGGAACGGGGATCGGCGTCGGGCTGGTGCTCGACGGCCGCTGCGTTCACGGCGCCGCGCATCCGGAGATGGGGCATTTCTATCCGCGCCGTCCGGCCGGCGACACCGACTTTCCCGGCACCTGTCCTTTCCATGGCGACTGCCTCGAGGGGCTGGCGAGCGGGCCGGCGATCCTTGCCCGCTGGGGCGCAACCTTGTCGGACCTTCCGCCCGACCATCCCGCGCACGGCCTCGTCGCCGAATATCTCGCGCAGGCGTGCCACACGATCTTCGCCGCCGCATCGGTCGAGACGGTGGTGTGCGGCGGCGGCGTGATGGGCGCGCCGGGCCTCCTCGAGCGGGTGGCGACGCGGGCGAGAGAACTTGATGCCGGCTATCTCCCGGGCCGCGAACGACACCTGGTCAGTGCGCCGCGGCTCGGCACCCGGTCTGGGATCGTCGGCGCCCTGACGATTGCGGCGGGGCTGTCCCTCTAG
- a CDS encoding glycoside hydrolase family 68 protein, which yields MTSAWTRAQVAAIDGGLAGTVPKFEPRRRPVGGEGRYYWDMWPIQHADGTVAKLGTREWWMALSATDRGDPGRRHFEAEIRWIERQGDAWRDRGAVLPPHAAPYEREWAGSALLDRGRLTLFFTGAGTSERPGGYQQRLFEASAPVSADGTIGQWDRPCPSITALTDDYCAADAHDGEPGRIKAFRDPAFFRDPATGEDYLVFTASLAATQSAYNGAVGLARREGEGWALLPPLVHADGVNNELERAHVVAHGGFYYLFWVTQRATFSPDLTPGPTGLYGMVATSLAGPWTPLNHGGLVLTNPATDPGLTYSWFVTREGIVSSFVDDVAGHGFGGCPAPLLQLTFDGETVRLAGTAAA from the coding sequence GTGACGAGTGCGTGGACCAGGGCGCAGGTCGCCGCCATCGACGGCGGCCTGGCGGGGACGGTGCCGAAGTTCGAGCCCCGCCGCCGGCCAGTGGGCGGCGAAGGCCGTTATTATTGGGACATGTGGCCGATCCAGCATGCCGACGGGACCGTGGCCAAGCTCGGCACGCGCGAATGGTGGATGGCGCTCTCGGCCACTGACCGCGGCGACCCCGGGCGGCGGCATTTCGAGGCCGAAATCCGCTGGATCGAGCGCCAGGGCGACGCGTGGCGCGATCGCGGCGCCGTCCTTCCCCCGCATGCCGCCCCTTACGAGCGCGAGTGGGCCGGCTCGGCGCTGCTCGACCGGGGGCGCCTCACCCTGTTCTTCACCGGCGCCGGGACGTCGGAGCGGCCGGGCGGCTATCAGCAGCGCCTGTTCGAGGCGAGCGCTCCCGTGTCGGCCGACGGAACGATCGGCCAATGGGACCGGCCGTGCCCATCGATCACGGCGCTGACCGACGATTATTGCGCGGCCGATGCGCATGATGGCGAGCCCGGGCGGATCAAGGCCTTCCGCGATCCCGCCTTCTTCCGCGATCCCGCGACGGGCGAGGACTATCTCGTGTTCACCGCGTCGCTCGCCGCGACGCAATCGGCCTATAACGGAGCCGTCGGGCTGGCGCGGCGCGAGGGCGAGGGCTGGGCGCTCCTGCCGCCGCTCGTCCACGCCGACGGGGTCAACAACGAACTCGAGCGCGCGCACGTGGTCGCGCATGGCGGTTTCTACTACCTTTTCTGGGTGACCCAGCGCGCAACCTTCTCGCCCGACCTGACCCCCGGCCCGACCGGGCTCTACGGCATGGTGGCGACCAGCCTTGCCGGGCCCTGGACCCCGCTCAACCACGGCGGGCTCGTCCTCACCAACCCGGCGACCGATCCCGGGCTGACCTACAGCTGGTTCGTGACGCGCGAGGGGATCGTGTCGAGCTTCGTCGACGATGTCGCGGGGCATGGCTTCGGCGGCTGTCCGGCGCCGCTGCTGCAACTCACCTTCGACGGCGAGACCGTGCGTCTTGCCGGGACGGCCGCCGCCTGA
- a CDS encoding circularly permuted type 2 ATP-grasp protein encodes MAARKAFDELWGQGSGETPRPGFEQLGEWLKNTPVTELARRQAMAEAAFRSLGITFSVYGDEQAGERIIPFDIVPRMFTAAEWDKLSLGLEQRVRALNAFVADVYGPRHILKDKVVPEDVILGNPQFCIPANAIVPPHGIYTHICGIDIVRTGADDFFVLEDNARTPSGVSYMLENREAMLRLCPELFAQLAVQPIDTYPDLLRDMLYSVAPRGSQEPTCVLLTPGHYNSAFYEHSFLADSMGIELVEGRDLEVADDIVYMRTIEGRVRVDVIYRRIDDAFLDPLVFNPDSGLGVPGLMSAYRAGNVTIVNAPGTGIADDKAVYSFMPEIVRYYMGTDALLPNVETFRCREPQALRYTLENLEKLVVKLVDGSGGYGMLVGPTASRQEIDDFRTALMAEPQRYIAQPTLALSTVPTLAEKGITPRHVDFRPFILSGADRVTIVPGGLTRVALAEGSLVVNSSQGGGTKDSLIIAAPELQPTEEQHALPYSR; translated from the coding sequence ATGGCGGCGCGCAAGGCCTTTGACGAACTCTGGGGGCAGGGCTCGGGCGAGACCCCGCGTCCCGGCTTCGAGCAATTGGGCGAATGGCTCAAGAATACGCCGGTGACCGAGCTCGCGCGGCGACAGGCGATGGCCGAGGCCGCCTTCCGCAGCCTCGGGATCACTTTCAGCGTCTATGGTGACGAGCAGGCAGGCGAGCGGATCATCCCGTTCGACATCGTGCCCCGCATGTTCACCGCCGCCGAATGGGACAAGTTGTCGCTCGGCCTCGAACAGCGGGTGCGGGCGCTGAACGCCTTCGTCGCCGACGTCTACGGGCCGCGCCACATCCTCAAGGACAAGGTCGTCCCCGAGGACGTGATCCTCGGCAATCCGCAATTCTGCATCCCCGCCAACGCGATCGTGCCGCCCCACGGGATCTACACGCACATCTGCGGGATCGACATCGTTCGCACCGGGGCGGACGATTTCTTCGTCCTTGAGGACAATGCCCGAACGCCCTCGGGCGTCTCCTACATGCTCGAAAATCGCGAGGCGATGCTCCGCCTTTGCCCCGAATTGTTCGCGCAATTGGCGGTGCAGCCGATCGACACCTATCCCGACCTCCTGCGCGACATGCTCTATTCGGTCGCGCCGCGCGGATCGCAGGAACCGACCTGCGTGCTGCTGACGCCGGGCCATTACAACAGCGCCTTCTACGAGCACAGCTTCCTTGCCGACAGCATGGGGATCGAGCTGGTCGAGGGCCGCGACCTCGAGGTCGCCGACGACATTGTCTACATGCGGACCATCGAAGGCCGCGTGCGGGTCGACGTCATCTACCGCCGCATCGACGACGCCTTCCTCGATCCGCTCGTCTTCAACCCTGACAGCGGGCTCGGCGTGCCGGGCCTGATGTCGGCCTATCGCGCGGGCAACGTCACCATCGTCAACGCGCCGGGCACCGGGATCGCCGACGACAAGGCGGTCTACAGCTTCATGCCCGAGATCGTCCGCTACTACATGGGCACCGACGCGCTGCTCCCCAATGTCGAGACCTTTCGCTGCCGCGAGCCGCAGGCGCTTCGCTACACCCTCGAGAATCTCGAGAAACTGGTGGTGAAGCTGGTCGACGGTTCGGGCGGCTACGGGATGCTGGTGGGCCCGACCGCCAGCCGCCAGGAGATCGACGACTTCCGCACCGCGCTGATGGCCGAGCCGCAGCGTTACATCGCGCAGCCGACCCTCGCGCTCTCGACCGTCCCGACGCTGGCCGAAAAGGGCATCACCCCGCGCCACGTCGACTTCCGTCCGTTCATCCTGAGCGGGGCCGACCGGGTCACCATCGTGCCCGGTGGCCTGACCCGCGTCGCGCTCGCCGAAGGGTCGCTGGTGGTCAATTCGAGCCAGGGCGGCGGCACCAAGGACAGCCTCATCATCGCCGCGCCCGAGCTCCAGCCCACGGAGGAGCAGCATGCTCTCCCGTACAGCCGCTAA
- a CDS encoding alpha-E domain-containing protein, producing the protein MLSRTAANLYWIGRYMERAEFTTRLIEATLRLSSLSYGIDAANATWESALAVVGRGPAPGDTAQPGATAFNVCKALALDLDNPNSIRSCLSRARDNARSARNALSSEVWEAINRAWLDVGDRTSPGGIQNTLSLIDTLKANSRGFEGALARMLRHEGFWFMRLGSAIERGDNSARLLDVKYYLLLPKEQKVGGVLDRDQWTAILQTVSARNAYRLFYHDTLKPWLVADLLIFKSELPRSIAGASTEVVDLLAEIGGRTGRQGEADRLARLRHSRLTETNIGEVFRSGLHEFLRDYIEENAALDTAISHQFRFP; encoded by the coding sequence ATGCTCTCCCGTACAGCCGCTAACCTCTACTGGATCGGGCGCTACATGGAGCGCGCCGAGTTCACGACCCGGCTGATCGAGGCGACCCTGCGCCTGTCATCGCTCTCCTATGGCATCGATGCCGCCAACGCGACGTGGGAAAGCGCGCTCGCGGTGGTCGGCCGCGGTCCCGCGCCGGGCGACACCGCGCAACCCGGCGCGACCGCGTTCAACGTCTGCAAGGCGCTTGCGCTCGACCTCGACAATCCCAATTCGATCCGCTCGTGCCTGTCCCGCGCCCGCGACAATGCCCGCTCGGCGCGCAACGCCTTGTCCTCCGAAGTGTGGGAAGCGATCAATCGCGCCTGGCTCGACGTCGGCGACCGCACCAGTCCGGGCGGTATCCAGAACACGCTCTCGCTGATCGACACGCTCAAGGCCAACAGCCGGGGCTTCGAAGGCGCGCTTGCCCGCATGCTGCGTCACGAGGGCTTCTGGTTCATGCGCCTCGGCTCGGCGATCGAGCGCGGGGACAACAGCGCCCGCCTTCTCGACGTCAAATATTACCTGCTCCTGCCGAAGGAGCAGAAGGTCGGCGGGGTCCTCGACCGCGACCAGTGGACTGCGATCCTGCAGACCGTCTCGGCCCGCAACGCCTATCGGTTGTTCTATCACGATACGCTGAAGCCGTGGCTCGTCGCCGACCTGCTCATCTTCAAGAGCGAATTGCCGCGTTCGATCGCCGGCGCTTCGACCGAGGTGGTCGACCTGCTCGCCGAGATCGGTGGGCGGACCGGGCGGCAGGGCGAGGCCGACCGGCTTGCGCGCCTTCGCCATTCGCGGCTGACCGAGACCAACATCGGCGAGGTGTTCCGCAGCGGTCTCCACGAGTTCCTGCGCGATTATATCGAGGAAAATGCCGCGCTGGACACCGCCATCTCGCACCAGTTCCGCTTCCCCTGA
- a CDS encoding transglutaminase family protein, with the protein MLIRAGYDIRFTCKQPTPMMALLGVHESRHQYLKTQPRLRSDPEIPMHDYRDGFGNIATRFVLPEGETLLSNTFVIEDSGEPDRVTPDAIQHPVQDLPDEVLVYLLGSRYCETDRLSDTAWGLFGHVEPGWTRLQAILDFTHKQIEFGYQHARSTKTAWDAHQERRGVCRDYAHLAITLCRCMNIPARYCTGFLGEIGVPKADAPMDFSAWFEAYLGGEWHTVDARHNKPRIGRILMARGRDATDCALTTSFGSAILTGFDVHTDEVDSIA; encoded by the coding sequence ATGCTGATCCGCGCCGGTTACGACATCCGCTTCACGTGCAAGCAGCCGACGCCGATGATGGCCCTGCTTGGCGTGCATGAATCGCGTCACCAGTATCTCAAAACCCAGCCCCGGCTTCGCAGCGATCCCGAAATCCCGATGCACGATTATCGCGACGGTTTCGGCAACATCGCGACCCGCTTCGTCCTTCCCGAGGGCGAGACCTTGCTGTCGAATACCTTCGTGATCGAGGACAGCGGCGAGCCCGACCGGGTCACGCCCGACGCCATCCAGCATCCGGTCCAGGACCTGCCCGACGAGGTCCTCGTCTATCTCCTGGGCAGCCGCTACTGTGAGACCGACCGGCTGTCGGATACCGCCTGGGGCCTGTTCGGCCACGTCGAACCGGGCTGGACCCGGCTTCAGGCGATCCTCGACTTCACCCACAAGCAGATCGAGTTCGGCTACCAGCACGCCCGCTCGACCAAGACCGCGTGGGACGCCCACCAGGAGCGACGCGGGGTCTGCCGCGACTATGCGCACCTCGCGATCACGCTGTGCCGCTGCATGAACATTCCGGCGCGTTACTGCACCGGTTTCCTCGGCGAGATCGGGGTTCCCAAGGCCGACGCGCCGATGGACTTCTCGGCCTGGTTCGAAGCCTATCTCGGCGGCGAGTGGCACACGGTCGACGCGCGCCACAACAAGCCGCGGATCGGGCGCATCCTCATGGCCCGCGGCCGCGACGCCACCGACTGCGCGCTGACCACGTCCTTCGGCTCGGCGATCTTGACCGGCTTCGACGTCCACACCGACGAGGTCGACAGCATTGCCTAA
- a CDS encoding M3 family metallopeptidase: MPNPLLQEWGGPAGSPDFAAIRADQFLPAIDEGIRLSRAELAAITGNPAAPTFANTVEALERSGAVLARVRRIFWTLSSAQADDAIHAIEADVSARLTAWGLEVSHDVALFERVATVWKTRETLTPEQARLVDNSYKGFVAGGAALDAAAKHRLAEISTRLSELGVIFGQNVLAATNETEILVADDESDGIPEDQCALGRAAAAARGLAGQHLFRADRGTYESLLTFADSRAVRERVWRAFTGRCQSGPYDNLPVIAEIVALRDEKARLLGYASYAQYALEDSMAKTPEAAAGLMDRVWRPGLVQARREAEALQQIVTRDGNDFELAAWDWRYFADRVRRERFAYDAAAVRSHLSLGKVRSAAFAAAERLYGLRFTRREDVAVYHPDVCAWSVDNADGTPLGLLFTDYLARPEKHGGAWMGSLRVQEKMDAAVRPIVYTVANFTRAEPEDDALLTLDEARTLFHEFGHALHALLSDVTYPSLAGTAVARDFVEFPSKLMEHWVASPEALRGFGIPDDLVEAIGRAETFGQGFATIEFLASAIVDLKLHQTQPPPTDIAAFERDTLAALGTPDAIGMRHRLAYFTHVFDGGYASAYYSYLWAEVLDADVFEAFTATGNLFDPELADRLRREVLAQGDARDPMTSFTAFRGRAPDEAALLRARSLA, from the coding sequence TTGCCTAATCCGCTCCTCCAGGAGTGGGGAGGCCCGGCCGGCTCGCCCGATTTCGCGGCGATCCGCGCCGACCAGTTTCTGCCCGCGATCGACGAGGGCATCCGGCTGAGCCGCGCCGAACTCGCGGCGATCACCGGCAATCCCGCCGCGCCCACTTTCGCCAACACGGTCGAAGCGCTCGAGCGCTCTGGCGCGGTGCTGGCGCGGGTCCGGCGGATCTTCTGGACCTTGTCTTCCGCGCAGGCCGACGATGCGATCCACGCGATCGAGGCCGACGTCTCCGCGCGGCTGACCGCCTGGGGGCTCGAAGTCAGCCACGACGTGGCGCTGTTCGAGCGCGTTGCGACGGTGTGGAAGACCCGCGAAACGCTGACGCCCGAACAGGCGCGGCTGGTCGACAACAGCTACAAGGGTTTCGTCGCCGGCGGTGCCGCGCTCGATGCGGCGGCCAAGCACCGCCTCGCCGAGATCAGCACGCGCCTTTCCGAACTTGGCGTCATCTTCGGCCAGAACGTCCTGGCCGCGACCAACGAGACCGAGATCCTCGTCGCCGACGACGAAAGCGACGGCATCCCCGAGGACCAGTGCGCGCTCGGGCGCGCGGCGGCGGCGGCACGCGGCCTTGCCGGCCAGCACCTGTTCCGCGCCGACCGCGGGACCTACGAGAGCCTGCTGACCTTCGCCGACAGCCGGGCGGTGCGCGAGCGCGTGTGGCGCGCCTTCACCGGACGCTGCCAGTCGGGTCCGTATGACAATCTTCCGGTCATCGCCGAGATCGTCGCGCTGCGCGACGAGAAGGCACGGCTCCTCGGCTACGCATCCTATGCGCAATATGCGCTTGAAGATTCGATGGCGAAGACCCCGGAGGCTGCCGCCGGCCTGATGGACCGCGTCTGGCGCCCGGGCCTCGTCCAGGCCAGGCGCGAGGCCGAGGCGCTGCAGCAGATCGTCACGCGCGACGGCAATGATTTCGAGCTCGCCGCCTGGGACTGGCGCTATTTCGCCGACCGCGTCCGGCGCGAGCGCTTCGCTTATGACGCCGCCGCCGTTCGCTCGCACCTGTCGCTCGGCAAGGTTCGGAGCGCCGCCTTCGCCGCGGCGGAGCGCCTTTACGGGCTGCGCTTCACTCGCCGCGAGGACGTCGCGGTCTATCATCCGGACGTCTGCGCATGGTCGGTCGACAATGCCGACGGCACGCCGCTCGGCCTCCTCTTCACCGACTATCTTGCACGGCCCGAAAAGCACGGCGGCGCCTGGATGGGCAGCCTCCGCGTGCAGGAAAAGATGGACGCGGCGGTTCGCCCGATCGTCTACACCGTCGCCAACTTCACCCGCGCCGAGCCCGAGGACGACGCGCTGCTGACGCTCGACGAAGCGCGCACCCTGTTCCACGAATTCGGGCACGCGCTTCATGCGTTGCTGTCCGACGTCACCTATCCGAGCCTTGCCGGCACCGCCGTCGCGCGCGACTTCGTCGAGTTCCCGAGCAAGCTCATGGAGCACTGGGTCGCGTCGCCCGAAGCGCTGCGCGGCTTCGGCATCCCGGACGATCTCGTCGAGGCGATCGGCCGCGCCGAGACCTTCGGCCAGGGCTTTGCGACGATCGAGTTTCTCGCCTCGGCGATCGTCGACCTGAAACTGCACCAGACCCAGCCGCCGCCGACCGACATCGCAGCCTTCGAGCGCGACACGCTCGCCGCGCTCGGCACGCCCGACGCCATCGGAATGCGCCACCGGCTGGCTTACTTCACCCATGTCTTCGACGGGGGCTATGCCAGCGCTTACTACAGCTATCTCTGGGCCGAGGTGCTCGATGCCGACGTGTTCGAAGCCTTCACTGCGACCGGCAACCTGTTCGATCCCGAGCTGGCCGACCGCCTTCGCCGCGAAGTCCTGGCGCAGGGCGATGCGCGCGATCCGATGACGAGCTTCACTGCCTTCCGCGGCCGTGCGCCCGACGAGGCCGCGCTGCTCCGCGCGCGGAGCCTTGCCTGA
- a CDS encoding transglutaminase family protein, whose product MRLTISHSTRFRFTRPLTNAVQMLRLTPQSSLNQTVLDWRIDVDCDARLREARDGYGNCLTALYVDEPVTTLTITAQGQVVTDDRAGVVSGLGSELPPGVFLRPTALTMPDEAIGDFAAGITRSLPSTLDRLHALSGALAERMTFETGTSAVSTTAADAFAAGRGVCQDYAHIFITAARARGIPARYVSGHLYRRDGAGPQPAGHAWAEAWVDGLGWVAFDPANGTCADDAYVRVASGLDFADVSPIVGTRRGGGTEEMEVEVRVTKSTARRQSQRQGRGGSWQSQSQG is encoded by the coding sequence ATGCGCCTGACGATCAGCCACAGCACGCGCTTCCGCTTCACGCGTCCGCTCACGAATGCGGTGCAGATGCTTCGACTGACCCCGCAAAGCAGTCTCAACCAGACGGTCCTCGACTGGCGGATCGATGTCGACTGCGACGCCCGGCTGCGCGAGGCCCGCGACGGTTACGGCAATTGCCTCACCGCGCTCTACGTCGACGAGCCCGTCACCACCCTGACGATCACCGCGCAGGGGCAGGTGGTGACCGACGACCGCGCCGGGGTCGTGTCGGGGCTCGGCAGCGAACTCCCGCCGGGCGTCTTCCTGCGACCGACCGCGCTGACCATGCCCGATGAGGCGATCGGCGACTTCGCGGCCGGGATCACGCGGAGCCTCCCCTCGACGCTCGACCGCCTTCACGCACTGAGCGGCGCCCTCGCCGAGCGCATGACCTTCGAGACCGGCACCTCGGCCGTCTCGACCACGGCCGCCGATGCCTTCGCCGCAGGCCGCGGCGTGTGCCAGGACTATGCGCACATCTTCATCACTGCCGCGCGCGCCCGCGGCATTCCGGCACGCTACGTCTCGGGGCATCTCTATCGCCGCGACGGAGCCGGTCCGCAGCCCGCCGGCCATGCCTGGGCCGAAGCCTGGGTCGACGGGCTCGGCTGGGTCGCCTTCGATCCCGCCAACGGCACCTGCGCCGACGACGCCTATGTCCGCGTCGCCTCGGGCCTCGACTTCGCCGACGTCTCGCCGATCGTCGGGACGCGGCGCGGCGGGGGTACCGAAGAGATGGAGGTCGAGGTGCGGGTCACCAAGTCGACCGCCCGCCGCCAGTCGCAGCGGCAGGGCAGGGGCGGCTCGTGGCAGAGCCAGTCGCAGGGCTGA